Part of the Ananas comosus cultivar F153 unplaced genomic scaffold, ASM154086v1, whole genome shotgun sequence genome, taattaattttttacatctttatccctttatattatactgttatgccttttagaggaatatatttatgatggtaaaattgaaaatataaacaatactTCTCTaatagttctctaacggtaacaaatcataGATacaccaaccgtccctagagcaagtgacatagggcttggtggttagtacccgaggtcccaaattcgaatgctaattgattcacattactagctaaatttatttctaaataaaataaacgaagtgggtagcattGCTACgcatctctcaaaaaaaaaaaaaaaaaaaaagaggtacgTATTTAAAAACATCGTGACTTTTGCTGGAACAATAGAATTGATGAAAGTTGAATTtcgtaggaatatatttatcattaacTATGTTTATAGAAAaccgtatgaaattaacccttcaaTTTAACTAGTTAACAGTGCTGTAATCACTAAAAAAAGCAACAAATTATTAGGCTATCACATTCACATGTGCGTCAATATTCGGTCAGCTAAAtcattacaataatttaaaaaaaaaaaattaaaacaaaaactatggcaaattaaaatttgagaaccaaagCGCAATTCTCTGGTGAAAATTTCAGCTTGGGAAATTAAGAAGCGCTTGAAGAGAttgatggagagagagagagagagagagagagggagggagggtgGGAAATTAAAGAGGAGATTGAAGTAATTACCACAGCTTTGGAAGCCACGGCCATGGCCTGCGGTTTGGAGAAGCTAACCATGTTTTGCGCTGCTGCGTTTGGGATCGGATCGGAGGAGAACCTGATCTGATCTGAGCACAAGAGCTTGGACTTGGACTCGGGAGAAATTCCTTGAGACCAAATTTGTGCTCtgctttgctttgctttgcttGAGCCACAGTTCAAATGGATTTACATCAATTATATATAGACACAcgcatatatttattttatagagatatatatatacactaatgCAACACAGGGGTGCTTTAATATTCGTGCGGGGGACACGTGGCGAAAGGTGGGGTGAGGTGTGACACGTGGCGGGGGGTCACGTGACGCGTGGGGGAGGAGGAAGTTGCTGGAAGGAGGGGCACGTGACGGAGATTAGTgtcttaattaatattaatattaataataataataaaggtgTGGAGTTTATTGTTAGAATTAGGTGACGAAGCAACTGGAAGATACTGGTGAGGCGGTTCTAGCGGCTTCGCGAAACACATTTTTAagctaaattattattataaaataataataaaaaaattaactttatatcctataaatataataaattataaatatcttcctacaaaatttaactttcatatacaaaatcttaatattttcaaatatatccctctaattTATGACCATtaaaatactgtttattttacAAGTGAAAAGacttttttgccatcacaaatatgccCCTCCAATTATTAATTGAAGAAagataaaaagatcaatttacctcattaactaattaaaattaaatatttaatttataattaattaaaaatttttaacgaattctaacggtataaatatatttgaaactaacagaaacaatatataaaagttgaaatttatagaaatatatttagaattcacTATATCTACATACAATTAACCCAAAAAGTAGGAACTTATACCTGAGTCATAGTTCATTTGGATTCAACTattcgattttttttaatttatttaatttgcctGAACAGATACACAGTACTgaataaaagttaatataatTTTCAACACAAAATAGTAAATTCAAACACAGACTTTTTTAAAGATCTAAAGTACTCGGAGAACTATTATAAtttacccccccccccccaaaaaaaagaaaaaaaaaaaaaaaaaaaaaaaaaaaaaagacttttgaGGCATGTAGCGACATCACGGGAGGTACCATTCAAATCCTCTATTTCCAAGCCCAAAAACTATAGATGTGGTGGATCAGATATTTTTAGCATCTTAAAAAGAGCCATAAATACTGGGTCAATATTTGGATAttgaatttctttctttttttttcaattttaccaaATTCAAAACCATTAAAAACCGAACTAGAACCAAAAATTCGAGTCTGGTTCAAAaacggagagagaaaaaattgaattttttttattaataaccttaaaaaatactataacttcaaaaataatcttttccaaaatttaCTTATAAAACTTTACTTATAAAACTAGATCTACGTAATGAATCATTCATCACTTCAGAatcttatttttacaaataaaaattttaaatatctatttttatatctaaaaaatttcTTAGGTGTAGTGGTCCAAAAATTCCGAGAGAATTGGATCGGTTCGATTCGCTTGGTTTTTTAATTTATGGTGTGTTTGGTTCCCCGCAAaactgtagaaaaaaaaattttcgtagaaaaaaaattttcggtgaaaaaaatattttacgtcatttatgtttgatttgtaaaaaaaaataataatttttgagacgattgtttggttgaaaaaaaaatatatataaataaatattattatatatttttttatttacatattttatattattaatatataattattattatattttatatattagtattatagtttatatttataaataaaatatatttaaaatatattatgcactaattaaatatataatataatatataatagtatatatttaatactataaaataaattactacatatacaatattatataataaatatatttacaactaaaatattattttttaaatatatatatattatatattatatatatcttaaaaaaaGATGGGGAGAGAGGTCCCCCGCAACCGATGACCTCTCtctcgcggtccacgaggtggttgcggtggacctctctctcgcggtccacgaggtgggaTGCGTCTCGTGGACCGCGCCCCTGTGAACCCCGCCCCTCCCAACGCCGCGAAAACAAGTTCTCCTAACAAAAACCTCTGTTTTcctctcaaataattttttttacggaCAAACAAACGCAGAATTGTACTTTCccactgaaatttttttttcggagCCATTTTACAAAAAACCAAACAGACCCTTAACTGAATAATGCTCACCCGTACATAGTACACTGCTTGTGATTTAAATGGAAATCCAAATACAACACACTTACTGATTTCCAAAAATCCTATCAAATATTTGCAAACCCCATGGATTTACTAATAAGAATTAGAgtttataaaaagatattttgataatttttagataaatttaaaaattttaaatagttattaAGGATAAATAAACAAAGGCTCCAGAAAAAGATTTATCTGATTTGCAAGAAAGTAAGAGCATCTCCATGCtaccaaagaagaaaaaagtaaagTGCAGCAGCTACAACTAcaaaaagcaaaacaaaatactaaaaattataacttctAATCTATCATCTGCAACAGGTACAACTATGctgcatttataattttatcttaacaACCAACTTCTACAAATACTGATGATTTACACATAGAATGTTAGGCAACTACCATAAAACCATATGAAATCAAAATACGGAATTACCTCAAAACTTTTAGAAGTTTGTCTATCTCATTTAAACCGACTTTCAAGGAGTTTAAAGGgagaaataaaaatcaaatattgacaaataaaaatagataatagAGCCTCTGCTCTACAACAAGATATCTAGGTAAGACATTTAATTTTATCAAGCTCCTGGTATACTAGTGAGAAGCTACAGCatgaaagtattaaaaaaaaaaaaaaaaaaaaaaaaaaaaaaaaaaaaaaaaaaaaaaaaaaaaaaaaaaaaaaaaaaaaaggcgctAATAAGTATTAAGCATGAAACAGTTTTGTTCAAACAACACTTTACAGGGCGCCAACATCATTCAACTCCGAAACCATGGGAAAGCTTTCAAATATGGAACAAACATAAACTGTTTTTGATTCTTACTTGGCAAGTTCACAACAAAATGCATCATCATATTATAAGATTGGTAACTATCATACAAAAAGGAGTTCTATTTACAACAGCTTCTTTCAACACTCCAACTACGTCTCATGATATAATACTCTTTAACTATCAGAGACTCAAAAGGTGgcggtagtagtagtagtaagtAGCAGTAGTAGTAGATACATGGATACCTCTTAtatgtagtagtagtagtaaatACATGGATACCTCTTATATGTACACCGAGAAACCCTCTTCAATTTGCGCTTAGGATTAATCATTAGGTGAAGGTTTAGAAAGCCGATTCCATAATCCATTTGCTAGGAAAgttgaacaaaaaaaagtttcttaTATAGTAAACGACGATGAGTTTGATGAGTTAGGGTTTCAAAAAGGGGCTCAAGCAAGAGCGGGGACCACGCAGTGGGGCTCGGAGTTCCCGCAAGAAAAACCTTCGATTCTTACTTTAGGGTTACCTCCGAAGGAAGAAGCAGCCCCACACGACGGGGAGCCGATTTCGGCTTTACCCGCAGGCTTTTTACCCAGTGAGTTTCCTAAAGGGGaagctatttttgtaaattggGATTGTTTGAGGAACTGTGCATCGTGGATTAGTGGGTTGGTGCTGCGTACCGGGGGCGACCCAGAGAAGAAGTCCGTAGGGCTGCTTGGATCGAGATCGCTATCAGAGTCATCCTGTGAAACATGAAattaagagaacaaaaaaagaattagGGGTGAAATGCAAAAAGCAAAAAGTGGAAGAGCGGAGAGAAAGAATACAAAGAGTACCTTGCTCAGGATAATGTCGAGGTCGTCCGGAGTGCAGTCGCCCCTGTACATAGGCAGGACAGTGAAATGAGATGCCCACGAAAATCAGCAAGCATAAAAAGTTGCTTctaatttgcataaattaaAAGCTTTGTGAATATGTGTGCGGTGTAATCACAAGCGCCAATGTCTCTTTTTGTTAACTGCTTTTAATTACCAAGCAGAACATGGCATGGAGGGAAGCCTTTCTCGGCGGTAAAAGAATACTGAAATAAATCATCTAGAGGGCACAAGCATCGTGAGCACACAAGCACATGCGGGAGTTTTTCATCAAGTGTTGTTTAAAGGATGCCTTCTCACCCAGAAATAACTAACCTATTCGGCATGGGGCTGACTCTGCTCAGACTTTCCATGAAGAACGGGACACAGGAGGCCCGCCGAGGTTTCGGGCAAATAACTTCCACCCTAGGCATTGTCTGAGCGTCGAATTGCCAAAATCGGGATTTTCTGTCGGTCATGCATTCCAAACTTAATTGACTGATGGTATTTCGCATCACCGGGCAGTGCTCCATCTTAATTGTCTCCTGGAACAGCAAATATCGATGTTGCATTAGTTCTAAGAACACTAGAAAATAGGCAGTAACAAGACGAAGAAAACGCAAAAGACGAGAAACTTAGCAGAAAGTAACAAATAGATATTGGATCATGACAACCCAAATGCACGACTAAAGAAAGTGGCAACCCAATATTGCCAACTTAAGATACAAATTCGGAATAAGATGGTAAATCCTTAATAAATGGAACATGAGGCTAGCTGCTACCATGTTAGTTAATGGTACCAGATCATTTGTCACGGGTGTTGCTCTGAGACATTTGACCGACATGAACAATTTCTGAAGCCATAGCTCTAACAATGCTATAATAATCTTACAAGCACAACACAGATTCTGCAGTAATCAGGTCAACAGCATGCATTCAATTTTTACATCGACGAGAGTGTTCATTAAATACATATTTCAGCACACTTGACCTTTCATTTCTGTACATAGCAAATAATGTGACGATTAATCAATGTCTCAGCACCAGAAGGTTTTCTGATTAATATCCAACAACATCAAAAGATTCAAAACaacttttgaaagaaaaaaggaaattgTAATACTCCACATGCAGCAAGCATAAGAGCCGTATAGTAATATAGTGCAATTGAATCTAAAGAGAGACAATATGTTTACATAGCACTATCtcaaagataaattaaaaaagaaacacCGAGAAGAAATGACTCAAACCCAAATTTCTCAAATAGCCAATATATGAAGATCCGAGGCCAGGAAAAGATGAGATGTGA contains:
- the LOC109705036 gene encoding uncharacterized protein LOC109705036, which encodes MEHCPVMRNTISQLSLECMTDRKSRFWQFDAQTMPRVEVICPKPRRASCVPFFMESLSRVSPMPNRGDCTPDDLDIILSKDDSDSDLDPSSPTDFFSGSPPVRSTNPLIHDAQFLKQSQFTKIASPLGNSLGKKPAGKAEIGSPSCGAASSFGGNPKVRIEGFSCGNSEPHCVVPALA